Genomic window (Thermostichus vulcanus str. 'Rupite'):
GCTAAGGCTGGATACTGGGGGAGTCAGGGTTTTCCTAAAGTCTTCATCCCGGAACCGAGACGGACAAACAGAAAAGGATTCCATTGCCGCAACGAATGGGATGCAAATTTGGTAGGCTGCAAATGACACAGCCTGACTTTGCCCAACCTAGCATAGGGATCCGCCCAAGGGTGCTTTCCGGATCACATTCAAGACAACTCTTTCACCGTTACCCTTTCCTGCCCCATCCCAATGACCCTTGCCACCGATCGCCCCAACCCCTCGGCAACCGCCTCTACACCTCCCCTTGCCCAACAGGCTCGTTTGGCCCGCGCTGCTGCCCAACGGACGGCTACTCTATCGACCGCCAGCAAAAATGCGGCGTTAGAGGCGATCGCCACTGCCCTGCTGCAGGATAAGGACGCCATTCTGGCAGCCAATCAAGCGGATCTGGCCCGAGCCGAGGAGATGGTGAAGACGGGGAGTTTGTCGCCAGCGGCCTATGCTCGCCTGAAGTTGGATGCCGATAAGCTGACCGGGATGGTAGCTGGTGTTCGAGAGGTGATTCGCCTGGGGGATCCGGTAGGGCGGCCGCTGCTGATCCGCCAGTTGGATGAGGGCCTGATCCTGGAGCGGCGCACCTATCCACTGGGAGTTTTGGGGGTGATCTTCGAGTCGCGGCCCGATGCGTTGGTGCAAATTGCGGCTTTGGCGGTGAAAACGGGCAACAGCGTTTTGCTCAAGGGGGGATCCGAGGCGCTGCTCTCCTGTCAAGCATTGATGGCGGCGATCCAGCAAGGGTTGAGGAGGATCCCGGAGTTTCCAGAGGGATCCCTGCAACTGCTCACCAGCCGCGAAGAGATTAAAGCCCTGCTGCAACTGGAGGGGCTGGTGGATCTGATTATTCCCCGCGGATCCAATGCCTTTGTGCGCTACGTCATGGACAACACCCGCATTCCGGTCCTGGGTCATGCGGATGGAATTTGTCATCTGTACGTGGATCGGGCAGCCAATTTAGACATGGCGCTGGATTTGGCCGTGGATAGCAAAACCCAGTATCCTGCCGCCTGTAATGCGATTGAAACCCTGTTGATTCACCAGGAGGTGGCGCCCCAGTTCCTGCCAGCGGTGGCTGTTGCCCTGCGCCAGAAGGGGGTGGAGTTGCGGGGGGATCCCCTTTGTCGGGAGTGGGTGCCGGATTTGATCCCGACTACCGAAGAGGACTGGAGCACCGAGTACGCGGATTTGATCCTCTCGATGAAGGTGGTGGACTCTCTCGATGGGGCCATTGCTCATATTCAGCAGTACGGATCCCGGCACACCGAGGCGATTGTAACGGAGGATACTGAAGCAGCCCAGCGTTTTTTGGATGAAGTGGATGCAGCTGGGGTGTTTCACAATGCCTCCACTCGTTTTGCCGATGGGTTCCGCTATGGACTAGGAGCAGAGGTGGGTATTAGCACCCAAAAAATGCCACCGCGAGGGCCGGTTGGATTGGAAGGGTTGGTGACCTATCGCTACCAGTTGCGGGGGAAGGGGCAACGGGTTGCAGACTACACAGGCCCTCAGGCCCGTCCCTTTCAGCATCGGGATCAACTGAACAGCACCGGCTTAGCCTAAACAGCTCCAAAACGGGATCCCGATTCATCCGGCTTGAATCCACCCACGGCTGAGATTGGGATAAAATACAAGGGCTGTAAACTTGGGTGCCGCAGTGGAGTGAAAGTCTGTCAGGAGCACCCTACCGGTGAAGGAATGGGATAAAGAATGGGTGCACGGTGGGATTGTGTATTAATTGTTCAAAGTTGGTAACACAACCGATAACCAAGTTGTCCCACCTCCTTTCGGTCTCAAAGTTGAGGTAAATTAAAGAATGACTTTATGATTTGCGAAGATTGTCGTTTGCGTCACGCTGGGATGTAAAAATAATCTCTGGGTTCTAGATGTCTTGCTTTTCGGGGCTGGATTCCTTTGAACTCGGCATCTTGGTTGTTCAACTTGTCGTTACTTCGATAGGGAGCTTCACTGCATCATGTCTGTTCGTCTGTATGTCGGGAATCTACCGGAAGAGGTGGATCGTCAGGCATTGGAGGAGCTCTTTACCTCGGCGGGTGAGGTGATCTCCACCAAGGTGATTCGAGATCGCAAGACAGGCAAATGTCGCGGCTTCGGCTTTGTAACAGTGAACACGCAGGAGCAAGCGGAACAGTACATCGAAAAATTCAATGGCCATAGCTTTGGTGATGCCAACCTGCGCATTGAGATTGCCCAACCGCGAGATAAGGGGGAAGAGACGGACTCTAGCGCCGCCAGTGCTGCTCACGAAGCCAAGGAATCTGGAGAGAAGTCTGGAGAAAGTCGCGCACCCAGCAAAAAACAGCGCAACCGCGGCGGCAAAGGTGGAAGTGGCGCCAGTGCCACCGCAGAGGTAGGCAGTGCTTCCGGGCCGGATCCCCGGTGGGCTAGCCAGCTCCAGCGCATCAAAGAGCAGCTTTTACAGGCCACCAATTCTTGAATCCCCCCAAAGGAGTGAATGGACGCAGGTGGGATCTGGCAGTAGGCTAGGTTCGGCTGCTATGAGCCTACGCATGTTCTCCATTGGGTTTTCTGCAATGAATTGGCTTTCAAAGGTTTCTCGGGCTTGGGGGCAAAACTTGGCCAAGGTCGGCTTTTTGTGCGGTTTAGCCTGCTTGCTCTGGTTGGGAAGTGGAGTGCAACCCTTCCTGCCGGCGGCAGTAGCCAGCCCGGCGGATTTGGAAGAACAGGTTTTGCAGATCATCCGCAACAACCCCAAGGTGATTCTTGAGGCCGTACAGGAGTATCAGCAGCGGCAGTACGAAGAACAGCAGCGACAACAGCAGCAGCTCTCGGAAGAATTTGGCCGTCAGTTGCGGGACAATCCTCGCGCTGTCATTGGGGATTCTCCCCGCATGGGTTCCGACTCTTTGAAGTTGGTGTTGGTGGAATTTTCCGACTTTCAATGTCCCTTCTGCGCCCGCGCCCACGACACTCTTAAGCAGTTCATGGCGGATCATGGCGATGACGTGACCTTGGTGTACAAGCACCTGCCCTTGACCAGCATTCACCCAGAGGCTATGCCTGCTGCTCGTGCCGCTTGGGCTGCCCAACGCCAAGGGAAGTTCTGGGAGTTCCACGATGAGCTGTTTGCCAACCAGTCGCAGCTCGGAGATGGATTTTATGTGGCCACTGCCGAAAAGTTGGGCCTGAATGTGGAGAAATTCAATCGGGATCGACGCAGTCGGGCGGCGGAGCGCTCTATTCAGCGGGACATTGACATGGCCTCCCAGTTGGGCATTACGGGTACTCCCTACTTCTCTCTCAACGGCTTTTCCTTCTCAGGGGCACAGCCACTGCAGGTGTTCGAGCAGACTCTGGAGCAAGCTAAGCAGGCGCTCTAACTGGAACTGGCGAGAACTCGAGCACGATGTCGGGCTTTTATCGGTGTCCTGAGTGTGGGGATCTGTTTTTGTTCCAGCCGGATCCCTGCCCTACTTGTGCCGCCCGACAACGACAAAAACAGCGGGCCACTCGCGCCAAAGAAAAGCGGGGCAGTTACGACCTGACCGGGCAGATTGCGGCAAGAGAATTCTGGCAACTTTTGCGTTGGTACCCTTGCTGTCCCTGTTGTGGCAAGCCTTGGCCCCAAGTAGGATCCCTTCCTGCCCAAGATCACATAATCCCGATTAGCTGGGGTGGCCCCAACACCACCGCCAACCTGCAACCGTTGTGTCAGTCTTGCAACCTGTGGAAATCGGATCACCTGATTTGCTTTGATGCGGCAGTTCCCGGCCAAGCCAAGGCCCTCCCCCCGCGCCTTTGGCCGCATGTTCAGCCGTGGCTGACTTTGCAACAACGTCAACCGGATTCGCCGCGGCAGTTGGATTGGTTGGACATAAAGGATCCCTTGAATCCCGATCCACCAGTTTTGCAACATTTGGCCTATCCCTTGGCCAGTCCAGCCCAATTGCAGGCGGAAACGCTGCGACTCACGCAAGTAGCGATGAACTTTTCAACGGATTGGGGATCCCTGCCGGTAACAGAATAAGAACGAGAAGAGAGAAGATCACTGAAGATCGCTAGAGGCTCCCCATCTGGGCACATCGCAACTTTGAGGCTGGATCCCAGGTCTGCTCAGAGGCTAAGTTCACCCCAGAGAACCTTTCCCTGTCGCATCGTCATCAACACATCAGCCGGGGTGACCCGGGTCAGGATAGACGCAATCACATGCCGACTGGCCCGTAAATGGGGCCGTGTGAAATCTAGCACCACCAAATCGGCGGGCAACCCCATCTCCAGGTAGCCATACACATCGGATCCCAGTAGGGGCCGCAACCCTTGGATATTACTGGTGACCATTTTCAGGATCTCCACCGGCTGGGGGCGCACCGCATCTCCAAATTGGCTTTTGGCCACTTTGTAGGTGAAGTCCAGTTCGGCTAAGAGGTTAGGGCTATTCAAAAGTCCATTATCGGTGCCCAGCAAGAGGTTGGCTTGGCTTTCCAGTAGTGGGGCAATGGGCGGCAGAGGCAGGCCCAAGTTGGCGTTGGCGCGAGGGTTCAGAGCCACATTGACGCGATGCTCCGAGAGCAATTGAATCTCAGCCGCATTGGCTACCGTGGCGTGGATCACCAAATGGGGATGGTAAAAATCGAGCGCTCGCTCCAAATCTCCCCGTCCACTGATGGCCAGACTCACCTGCCGATAGCCCTCGTTTTCCAGGCAGTGGATGGCCCGGATTTTGCCCCTCTCTTCGGTGAGGTGATGGATTTGTTTCCATGCGGGTTCTGTCAGGTCGTTCAGGGTGCTTTCGGAAAAGCCATCCGCCACCGCCAGAATGTCTTGCAATTCTTGATAAGCTCCCGCGCCTAAGGGATCCCGATTTTGCTGCAATTGCTCGGCTGTAAAGGGCACACTGTCGAATTGGCTCAGAATCACCGAATGAATTCCCGTCTGGGCTGCTGCTTCTCGGAGGAGGTGACAGCCATAAACGCCCTGCTCTCGAAAGTCAATGTGCCGAATTGTGCCAGTAGCCGCCATGTAGGTGAGGTGGGCGGTGATGTGCTCCAGATGCTGTGGTCGCGACTGTTTGGCCAGTTCCCGATATTTGTAGCCATGGGGCCGGAAAAATCCCTCTTCCAAAGTCATGCCCGTCGCCCCATCCGGCAGGCAGCTATCCCCCATGTGGGTGTGGCTATTGGTAAAGGCGGGTAGGATCACCCAAGAGCCTCTTTCCAAGCTTTGAACCGGATCCCCCAGTTCCATGCGGGTAATCGTATCTTGGTCAACCACAAAGTGAGAACAATGATGGGGAATGAGATCTGGACCAGCCAGAACCACACCGTCTCGTAAATGAAAATTCATCGTTTCAAAGCTCAGGGAACGAGGGCAGACGGGAACCTTTGCGGGCAGAAGGGTCTTCTGCTGACACAAGGGCAGCATCAGCGCCTTGAACCTAAGAGATTGTAGCTGAGGCTACGAAAACTTGTGGATAGAGGTCATTAAATCCAGTAGCAGCAAATTCGGGTTTACCACACCCTACCCATGTCAGAATCGCACACCCTCCGCTGCCCTTAACCCCCTGTAGGAAGTTCCTTCACCCATAGGATGCCCAAGATGAGCCAGTCCCCATTTCGCCATCTGTATACCCGCCGGCAGATTATTCGTACCGGTGCTGCCGCCGCTGCTTTTACCCTAACTTCACAGCTATGGCGTGCCCAGGCCCAAAGCAAAGAGATCACCATCGGCTTCATTTACGTGGGTCCCAAAGATGACTTCGGCTGGAACCAAGCTCATGCGGAGGCCAATGTCGCTTTATCAAGTTTGGATTGGGTGAAAACCGTCGAAGAAGAAAGTGTACCGGAAACGGTGGCTGTGGAAGAATCGATGCGGGCCATGATCGAGCAGGATGGGGCAACGGTGCTCTTCCCCACCTCTTTCGGTTACTACGATCCGCATGTTCTGAAGGTGGCGCGAGAATATCCAGAGGTGCAATTCTTCCATGCGGGCGGCCTCTATATCGAAGGGGTTCACCCCGAAAATGTCGGCACCTACTTTGGCTACCTAGATGAAGGTCACTACATCAACGGCGTGCTGGCCGGCTCTATGACCAAGAGCAACCGCCTTGGGTTTATTGCGGCTAAGCCGATCCCCCTGGTGCTGCGCAACATCAACAGCTTTACGCTCGGGGCTAAGAGCGTTAACCCTGACATCACCACTCAGTTGATCTTTACCGGAGATTGGGCCTTACCGGTTAAAGAGGCGGAAGCAGCCAACAGCATGGCTGACCAAGGAATTGACGTGCTCACCTGCCATGTGGACAGTCCCAAGATTGTTATCGAAACGGCAGAACGACGCGGCTTGATGAGCTGTGGCCACAACACCAGTCAGGCAGCTTTGGCTCCCAATGGGTATTTGACGGGTGCTGAGTATGACTGGACGAGTGTGTATACCCAGTTTGCTGAAGATATTCAGGCGGGCAAGACCTTGATGAACGGCGGGATCCCTCACCTGATTCGGGGGGGTATCAAGGAGAAATTCATCAAGACCTCTCCCTGGGGATCCGCTGCCAGTGACGAAGCCAAACAGGCTGGGGAAGCGGCTCTGGCTCAGTTGCAAGCGGGATCATTGGTGATTTATAAAGGCCCCCTCAAAGACAACACCGGCAAAGAGGTAATACCTGCGGGGGTGGAATATGGCCAGCGGGCGATTGAGTTGGAATCCATGGATTACCTAGTGGAAGGCGTCATCGGGAGCACCTCCAGCTAATGGCAACCACCACTTCTCCTGTTTCACCCTCGGCTCCTCTGCGTTGGCGTTCTAGCCTAGAGCCGATCCTGCTGCCCTTTGGGGCTTTGTTGGCCTCGCTGGTGATCTTTGGTTTGTTCTGTGCAGTGGCTGGGGCTAACCCCTTCGCTGTTTATGGCTCCATTTACCGGGCCGCCTTTGGCAGTTGGTTCTCTTGGCAAAATACCTTGCAACGGGCCGCTCCCCTGATGTTGGCCTCGCTGTGTACGATCCTGCCTGCTCGCATGGGTTTGGTGATCATCGGCAATGAGGGGGCACTGGTCATGGGGGGAGTCGCGGCTGTGGCGATGGGACTCTGGGCGGGATCCCTCCCCCCTGCGGTGGTGGTGTTCCTGATGGCTTTGGCGGGCATTGTGGCGGGGGGCCTATGGATTATGGCGGTGGGTGCGTTGCGCCACTATCGGGGGGTGAACGAAACCATCAGCAGCCTGTTGATGAATTACATCGCCATCGCCCTGATGAACCACTTGGTCGGGGGGCCATTGCGGGATCCCAGTTTCCTCAGTAAGCCCTCCAGCTTTGCCATTGATGAGGCCAATATGCTGGGTCGGCTGTTTGGTACCCGCATTCACTTTGGCTTGGTGTACGGCATCGTTGCCTGCCTGATTGCCTATATCTTGATTCAACGCACGACGTTGGGCTTTTCGGTACGGACGGTGGGAGGTAATCCGAAGGTGGCCCGGATGGTGGGCATTGCCGTGGGCAAACTCACGTTGCTGATCACCTTCTTGGCGGGATCCTGTGCTGGCTTGGCAGGGATGGTGGAGGTGGCAGCTGTACACGGGCGGGCCAATGAGTCCTTGAGTGTGGGCTATGGCTACAGTGGCATTCTGGTGGCTTTTATTGCTCGGCAAAACCCAGCGGCGGCAGTGGTGATGGCCATCCTGTTGGGGGGGATTCTGGCCAGTGGCAGCATTTTGCAGCGCTCCCACAATCTGCCGGATGCCACCGTGCTGGTGTTTCAGGGGATTGTCTTTTTGCTGATCCTTTACAGTGAGTCCCTTTACGGGCGGTTTGACTTTTTCCGGGATCGGGAGGCCGGAGAATAGCAGCATAAGCCCATGAACTTTTAGAGTGATCAGACTTATCCGTTTTGGGTTTCTACTGCTTGCTTGAGCCCAGGAGTCAGCCGGATTTTGATCTCATAGTTCGCTTTTTCTTCGGAGATTTGGACAGATGACAACAGAAGCGCTGGGATGGTGGGGAGTCCCTTTGGCGGTGGTGGCAGGAACCCTGCGGGGTAGCGCACCTTTTCTCTTCGTCAGTTTGGGGGAATGCCTGACCGAAAAGAGCGGCAAAATTAACCTGGGTTTGGAGGGATCCCTGTTGATGGGGGCGATGAGTGCCTATGCCATTTCCTTCCTGACTCAAAATACGGCTGGCACCATAGTGGCCCCATGGTTAGGGGTATTGGTAGCTGGATTTGCTGGGTTGGTTTTGGGTGGGATCCACGCTTTTCTGGCTCAACAACCCCGAGTTAACGATGTCGCGGTGGGCATTGCCATGATTATTTTTGGCAGTGGGATGGCCTTTTATTTGGGTAAACCTTTTATTCAACCCGTAGCGCCTCAGTTACCGGCTTTTGAGCTGGGCAATTGGAGCAGTAATCCTGCTATTCGTGCTGCCCTGAAACTCAGTCCACTGCTGTTGCTAGGGATCCTCCTCGCCTTTGCCATGCACTGGTTCTTTCGGGCCACCCGTTGGGGGCTATTTGTGCGGGCTGTTGGGGATAATCCGGATGCGGCACGGGCTATGGCCATTTCGGTGCCCAAGGTACGGGCCTTGTGCATTATGGCGGGCAGTTTCTTTGCCGCTTTGGGAGGTGCTTATTTGTCGCTATACTACCCCGGCAGTTGGACGGAGCGCATTTCCAGTGGACAGGGCTTGATGGCGGTAGCTCTGGTGATCTTTGCCAAGTGGAACCCGTTGCAGTGTTTGTTGGCGGCCTTCTTGTTTGGGGGTGCACAGGCGATTGGGCCAGCCCTCCAGTCGGTGGGTGTACAGTCCAATTACTACCTGTGGAATGCCGCGCCTTATGTGCTGACCTTGGGGATCATGATCCTCACCAGTTCTCCACGGCGGACTTTGGCGGGGATGCCTGGGGCTTTGGGTACCGGGAAGTAACCTAACCGATTCCATCTTCATTCGATAAAGGATTCTGATCATGAGCGGACTTGGTGGCCTCAATAAAACCCCCAATGGCGTTGTACTAGGACTGGTACAACTACAGCTACCGAATGTCGTTACCCCTGATGATCTGGCGGCGCAAACCCAAAAGGTGGTCAGTATGGTGGGGAAAGCCCGCCGCAATATGCCCAGCATGGATTTGGTGGTCTTTCCAGAGTATGCTTTGCACGGCCTGTCGATGGATACCAATCCTGAGATTATGTGCAAGTTGGATGGGCCGGAAGTGGCTGCCTTCAGTGCCGCCTGCCGAGAGCATGATCTTTGGGGCTGTTTTTCAATTATGGAATACAACCCCCACGGCAATCCCTACAACAGCGGCATTATTCTGGACAATAAGGGGGAGTTGCAACTGTACTATCGTAAGTTACATCCCTGGATCCCAGTTGAACCCTGGGAACCGGGAAATTTAGGGATCCCCGTCTGTGATGGCCCCAATGGCTCCAAGATTGCCCTGATTATTTGTCATGATGGCATGTTTCCGGAAATGGCGCGGGAATGTGCCTACAAGGGGGCGGAGATTATGTTGCGCACAGCGGGATACACGGCTCCGATTCGTCATAGCTGGCAGATCACCAATCAGGCCAATGCGTTTTGCAATTTGATGGTCACAGCTTCTGTCTGTATGTGTGGATCGGATGGCACGTTTGATTCGATGGGTGAGGGCATGATTTGTAACTTTGATGGCACCCCTTTGGTGATGGGATCCCATCGCCCCGATGAGATTATTACTGCCGAGGTACGCCCGGATTGGGTGCGGGAAGCTCGCATTCATTGGGGTGTAGAAAACAACATTTACCAGTTTGGCCATCGTGGCTATGTGGCGGTCAAAGGGGGAGCGCAAGACTGCCCCTACACCTATATGCAGGATTTGGTGAATGGAGTCTACCGCCTGCCTTGGGAAGATGAGGTGATCCACAAAGATGGCAGCGCCTGCGGGTTTCCCCCTCCCACCCGTACCTATCAGGGATCCTCCATCACAGAGGCGTCCTACAGCGGTTCTCCTTTGAAAGAAATCTCTTGATACTTCAACAGCTCAAACCCGACAAGATTTCGCTCAAACGTAATCGGTTTTGCAGGGATCCGTCTTTGCGCTATCGGTAGAGTTTTAGAGGGGATCCCCTTTCTACCGGTAGTCTGTCTTGCCATTTTGATGAGCATTTCTTGACCGTGCCATGCTCTGAAACTCTGGCACAGGTCGGCAAGAAAACTCAGCCAGTGATAAAACAGGGGCAAATCGGCAGAGCTTAGGAGGTTTGTTGTGATGGCTCCATTACAACTCAAAGTCACTCGCAAGATCTTGGCTGCATTGGTATTGCTCGTGGGTCTGGGGCTTTTGTCCGCCTGTGACGATGGCGGTGGCACTAGCACCGTCAGCCCGCCCAGCATCACCCCTACACCAGTTAGCGAATAGTGCCAGTGTGTTTTTGCGCTTGTTAGCTAGGATCTGGATATCTGTTGTCTCAGGGATCTTCTGCCTTTGCCTACTGGTTGCCTGTGGGGGAGGGGAGGGATCCCCTTTTCTGGTGGGGCCACCCCCGGCTGGGGAAGTCCCGATTGCTGAACTTCTGTGCCAACTGGATCGGGAAACTCGCAGCTTTTCTGGGCCAATTTATGCGGAGTTACCTGAGGTTGCCACCTGTAACCCCGGTCGCCTGACCCCAGCCGCTGCTCAGAAAATGATGGATCGGCTGAACTTTTTGCGGCTTTTGCATCTGTTGCCCCCAGTGGAACTCAATCCTGAATTTTTGGATGCAGCCCAGCAAGCAGCCCTGATGCAAGTGGCCAACGATGCCCTGAGTCACCAGCCTCCCCCTTCCTGGCGATGCTTTACCGCGGCGGGAGAAGAGGGATCCCGTTTGAGCAACCTGGCCATTGGCCCGATTTTAGAATTGAACGGCACCGACCCAGGTCGAGTTTTGGCCCGTCAGGTGGATATTTATTTTGCTGAGCCAGGAATAGAAAATGTGGTCGATGTGGGGCACCGTCGTTGGAATTTGTACCCTCAGTACAGCCAGGGAGCCTACGCCATTGTCTACGACCCACGCGCTGGGCGGGTGACCCAGGCCAATGCCAACTGGATCTTTGGCTTTGATGAATCGGTGCCGGATCCGGAGTTTATCGCCTTTCCAGAAAAAGATGGCTACCTTTACCGCCTGGAAGGATTTTCAAGTCAGCCCCTTTCCGCCTACCGTTGGTCTTTTTCTGTGCCCAGTCGTGGGGGCGTTTCCGACCTCAGTCAAGCACAAGTTCGCATCACCGATGCTCTGAGCGGGGATCCCGTTCCTGTGAGCAATATTCGAGTCGGGGATCCCGCTTTTGGCCTAGAAACCCTCACCTACTCTGTCGGAGCCGTGCAGCCCAATCGAGAGTACAACTTCGAGATCAGCGGCATTCGCCTAAATGGTGGGCCACCCCGCACCTACCGCTACAGCACCGCTTTGTACGATTGTGATCCCATCTCACCCGAACCCAGTTCGACCCTCATAGAAGGGTTGGGAGTTCCCCCTCGTTTGCTTCAGTCAAGGCCCTATCGTTCTTGACCCACCCCTTCAACTCCAAGGAATTGGGGCCGTTTGAAATCTTGACCAGCAAGCCCTAATCCAAATCATGCGTAAAGCGCAAGCTAAAAATGATAAAACTGCATACTCTGTGACAAACCGTAACGCTGAATACCAAAGTTAACGGTTTGTAATCGCTAAGGTGGCGTGCATTGACCCACGGCAGCGACGATGGCGAACCAATTTGAACGCATTAAAAGCGAGAAGGATGGCTTGGCAGTCAAGGCTGAATTGGAGGAGTTTGCCCGCCTTGGCTGGGAGAAGATTCCTGAAGACGACCGGGATCATCGCCTCAAGTGGTTGGGGATCTTCTCTCGGAAGCGTACACCGGGCCAATTCATGCTGCGGCTACGCATCCCCAATGGGATCCTGACCAGTGGCCAAATGCGCATGTTAGGGGCCATCATCCACCCCTACGGATCAGATGGGGTTGCCGACATCACCACCCGGCAAAACCTGCAACTGCGCGGGATCCCGATTGAAGAAATGCCCCAAATTCTCGGCTATTTGAAGGAGGTTGGCCTGACCAGCGTGCAGTCGGGCATGGATAATGTGCGCAATATCACGGGATCCCCCTTGGCGGGTATCGATCCGGATGAGCTGATCGATGTGCGCGGCCTCACCCGCAAAGTGCAAGACATGATCACCAACAACGGTGAGGGGAATGAATCCTTTAGCAACCTACCCCGTAAGTTCAACATTGCCATCGCTGGCTGCCGAGACAACTCCATTCATGCCGAGATTAACGATCTGGCCTTTGTCCCGGCCTTCAAAAACGGCAAACTGGGGTTCAACGTGCTGGTGGGGGGATTTTTCTCCGCTCGTCGCTGCGCAGAGGCAATCCCCTTGGATGTCTGGGTGGATCCTCGGGATGTGGTTGCCCTCTGTGAGGCAGTGCTGCTGGTCTATCGGGATCACGGGTTGCGGGCCAACCGACAAAAGTCACGGCTGATGTGGTTGGTGGATGAATGGGGGATTGAAAAGTTCCGGGCCACCCTAGAACGTCAAATCGGCCATGCCTTGCCCACAGCGGCGGAAAAAGACGAAGTGCTCTGGCACAAGCGGGATCTGATCGGCGTTCATGCTCAGAAGCAACCGGGTTTGAACTTTGTCGGTCTTC
Coding sequences:
- a CDS encoding formamidase — protein: MSGLGGLNKTPNGVVLGLVQLQLPNVVTPDDLAAQTQKVVSMVGKARRNMPSMDLVVFPEYALHGLSMDTNPEIMCKLDGPEVAAFSAACREHDLWGCFSIMEYNPHGNPYNSGIILDNKGELQLYYRKLHPWIPVEPWEPGNLGIPVCDGPNGSKIALIICHDGMFPEMARECAYKGAEIMLRTAGYTAPIRHSWQITNQANAFCNLMVTASVCMCGSDGTFDSMGEGMICNFDGTPLVMGSHRPDEIITAEVRPDWVREARIHWGVENNIYQFGHRGYVAVKGGAQDCPYTYMQDLVNGVYRLPWEDEVIHKDGSACGFPPPTRTYQGSSITEASYSGSPLKEIS
- a CDS encoding amidohydrolase family protein — protein: MVDQDTITRMELGDPVQSLERGSWVILPAFTNSHTHMGDSCLPDGATGMTLEEGFFRPHGYKYRELAKQSRPQHLEHITAHLTYMAATGTIRHIDFREQGVYGCHLLREAAAQTGIHSVILSQFDSVPFTAEQLQQNRDPLGAGAYQELQDILAVADGFSESTLNDLTEPAWKQIHHLTEERGKIRAIHCLENEGYRQVSLAISGRGDLERALDFYHPHLVIHATVANAAEIQLLSEHRVNVALNPRANANLGLPLPPIAPLLESQANLLLGTDNGLLNSPNLLAELDFTYKVAKSQFGDAVRPQPVEILKMVTSNIQGLRPLLGSDVYGYLEMGLPADLVVLDFTRPHLRASRHVIASILTRVTPADVLMTMRQGKVLWGELSL
- a CDS encoding ABC transporter permease, yielding MATTTSPVSPSAPLRWRSSLEPILLPFGALLASLVIFGLFCAVAGANPFAVYGSIYRAAFGSWFSWQNTLQRAAPLMLASLCTILPARMGLVIIGNEGALVMGGVAAVAMGLWAGSLPPAVVVFLMALAGIVAGGLWIMAVGALRHYRGVNETISSLLMNYIAIALMNHLVGGPLRDPSFLSKPSSFAIDEANMLGRLFGTRIHFGLVYGIVACLIAYILIQRTTLGFSVRTVGGNPKVARMVGIAVGKLTLLITFLAGSCAGLAGMVEVAAVHGRANESLSVGYGYSGILVAFIARQNPAAAVVMAILLGGILASGSILQRSHNLPDATVLVFQGIVFLLILYSESLYGRFDFFRDREAGE
- a CDS encoding RNA recognition motif domain-containing protein; translation: MSVRLYVGNLPEEVDRQALEELFTSAGEVISTKVIRDRKTGKCRGFGFVTVNTQEQAEQYIEKFNGHSFGDANLRIEIAQPRDKGEETDSSAASAAHEAKESGEKSGESRAPSKKQRNRGGKGGSGASATAEVGSASGPDPRWASQLQRIKEQLLQATNS
- a CDS encoding glutamate-5-semialdehyde dehydrogenase, with product MTLATDRPNPSATASTPPLAQQARLARAAAQRTATLSTASKNAALEAIATALLQDKDAILAANQADLARAEEMVKTGSLSPAAYARLKLDADKLTGMVAGVREVIRLGDPVGRPLLIRQLDEGLILERRTYPLGVLGVIFESRPDALVQIAALAVKTGNSVLLKGGSEALLSCQALMAAIQQGLRRIPEFPEGSLQLLTSREEIKALLQLEGLVDLIIPRGSNAFVRYVMDNTRIPVLGHADGICHLYVDRAANLDMALDLAVDSKTQYPAACNAIETLLIHQEVAPQFLPAVAVALRQKGVELRGDPLCREWVPDLIPTTEEDWSTEYADLILSMKVVDSLDGAIAHIQQYGSRHTEAIVTEDTEAAQRFLDEVDAAGVFHNASTRFADGFRYGLGAEVGISTQKMPPRGPVGLEGLVTYRYQLRGKGQRVADYTGPQARPFQHRDQLNSTGLA
- a CDS encoding BMP family ABC transporter substrate-binding protein, whose amino-acid sequence is MSQSPFRHLYTRRQIIRTGAAAAAFTLTSQLWRAQAQSKEITIGFIYVGPKDDFGWNQAHAEANVALSSLDWVKTVEEESVPETVAVEESMRAMIEQDGATVLFPTSFGYYDPHVLKVAREYPEVQFFHAGGLYIEGVHPENVGTYFGYLDEGHYINGVLAGSMTKSNRLGFIAAKPIPLVLRNINSFTLGAKSVNPDITTQLIFTGDWALPVKEAEAANSMADQGIDVLTCHVDSPKIVIETAERRGLMSCGHNTSQAALAPNGYLTGAEYDWTSVYTQFAEDIQAGKTLMNGGIPHLIRGGIKEKFIKTSPWGSAASDEAKQAGEAALAQLQAGSLVIYKGPLKDNTGKEVIPAGVEYGQRAIELESMDYLVEGVIGSTSS
- a CDS encoding HNH endonuclease, yielding MSGFYRCPECGDLFLFQPDPCPTCAARQRQKQRATRAKEKRGSYDLTGQIAAREFWQLLRWYPCCPCCGKPWPQVGSLPAQDHIIPISWGGPNTTANLQPLCQSCNLWKSDHLICFDAAVPGQAKALPPRLWPHVQPWLTLQQRQPDSPRQLDWLDIKDPLNPDPPVLQHLAYPLASPAQLQAETLRLTQVAMNFSTDWGSLPVTE
- a CDS encoding ABC transporter permease codes for the protein MTTEALGWWGVPLAVVAGTLRGSAPFLFVSLGECLTEKSGKINLGLEGSLLMGAMSAYAISFLTQNTAGTIVAPWLGVLVAGFAGLVLGGIHAFLAQQPRVNDVAVGIAMIIFGSGMAFYLGKPFIQPVAPQLPAFELGNWSSNPAIRAALKLSPLLLLGILLAFAMHWFFRATRWGLFVRAVGDNPDAARAMAISVPKVRALCIMAGSFFAALGGAYLSLYYPGSWTERISSGQGLMAVALVIFAKWNPLQCLLAAFLFGGAQAIGPALQSVGVQSNYYLWNAAPYVLTLGIMILTSSPRRTLAGMPGALGTGK
- a CDS encoding DsbA family protein; the protein is MSLRMFSIGFSAMNWLSKVSRAWGQNLAKVGFLCGLACLLWLGSGVQPFLPAAVASPADLEEQVLQIIRNNPKVILEAVQEYQQRQYEEQQRQQQQLSEEFGRQLRDNPRAVIGDSPRMGSDSLKLVLVEFSDFQCPFCARAHDTLKQFMADHGDDVTLVYKHLPLTSIHPEAMPAARAAWAAQRQGKFWEFHDELFANQSQLGDGFYVATAEKLGLNVEKFNRDRRSRAAERSIQRDIDMASQLGITGTPYFSLNGFSFSGAQPLQVFEQTLEQAKQAL